The genomic interval AATTATATTCTGGGTCCAACTTCCCCCCTGAGTCCCTGagggtccccaaatcccttctgGGGTCCCCAAATACCCCAGCCTCACATGGGCTCCCAGATCACGTCCTTGGTGAAGATCCggatggttttgggtttgtcctgatgttctggattgcaaggcaggatgtattctattaccatctgtatggcagttgtctaggtgttaagtgggcaatttccccttatctctctccctgagagatcacaatcactcctccctcagcagggggcatcccgtgataagaggctattgaatgtcactgcatggctgataagaactgtaacatcccattgtgagatgctccgcccagagggaggagccgagcattgctatccagatataatcaggagattctgacacaccagcacagcttctccactggattcaccagaggaacagcagctgcttcttcttccacggatctgcggaggaagaatcacccttttttctacaggaccccctgctccaacagaaccacatctgacacctcaggaggactgcagccacttttctaattggactgctgccagcaccctgaccaacagggtgtcaggttgagttctgactctgtcattttagtgtactgcattgtttttattttatcattttatgttttttccccccttccctattaaagaactgttatttcctgctcccgtattttttttgcctgagagccccttaatttaaaattcatagcaatttggaggggtggggagggtttgcattctccatttcaggggaaactcctgccttctttagcaggcacctgtcttatccaaaccaagacacctgAGGTGAGGGCACTGGGCCTGGGGCTCTCCTCACATCCTGGAGCTGCACAACAGGGCTGGAGGGGCCTGAaatctgtggggaaaaaaatgggtgaGATCCCAAAATCTTCCCACAAATCCACCCTCAAAATCCCCACAAAGTCATCCCAAAAtgccccccaaaatctcataaaaataatcacaaaatcccctcaaaagcCCTCACAAAATCACCCACAAAATACCCCCacaattccccaaatccctcagaatCCCCCAAATGTCTtcaaaatccccctaaaatcccccacaAAATCCATCAAATTTTGGgttgagatttttggggtgagaGACaccaaatgccccaaaattcctccaaaactaccccaaaattcctccaaaatgGCTCCAGTCTCACCTTCCTTGCCCTCTCCCCCTCTTTGTCCTTGTCGTTGTCCTCATCCcggtccctgtccttgtccttgttcccatcctgctgctggtccctgcccagctctgcgCTCTGCActcgctgcagctgctcctgtggggacaggggacatcgtggggacatCACAGGGCATCcctggggacattcccaggggacagcttggggacatCGCAGGGACACCCGAGGCATTCCCAGGGTCTTCCTGGGGGTCATTCCTGGGGACATCCATGGGACAGCCCatggacattttggggacatccCGAGGCATCCCAGGGACATTCCCAGAGCCATTCCTGGGGGTCATTCCTGGGGACATCCTGAGGCATTCCCTGGATCAGTAAAATCGGGATCGGAAAGATTGGGATCCAGCAAATCGGGATCAGGAAGAGTGGGATTGGGAAAATCGggattgggaaaattgggatcaGAAAAGCAGGATCAGGGAAAGCAGGGTCAGGAAAAGCAGGATCAGGAAAAGCGGGATcagaaaatttgggatggggaagaccaagattgggaaatttgggataagGAAAATTTGGCTCAGGAAATTCAGGACCAGGAATAGCAGGATCGGGAAAATCGGGATCAGGAAAAGTAggattgggaaatttgggatctGGAAATTCAGGATTGGGAAATTGGGGCTCAGGGAATCAGGAGATGCTCACaaaagctgtgtcctggtggGATTTGAGGATCTGCAGCCGATCCCCGAGCTGCTGCGGGGGCTGAGCCGCCTCCTGCATCTGCTGGAATTCCTCGGGGCCAATGATGAGTGAGGCTGGGGGCCAATCCCTGAGAATTCTGGGGGACATGGACCATGATCATGGACACGGGGAAAAATaccccagattttgggggggaaaaaattcaaattttggggaaaaataccctgaattttgtggaaaataccccagattttgggggggaaactCACAagattttcagtgaaaaaatcgttattttttttttaaatatcctgaatattggggggagggggggggggggaaagaggggagtcctgaattttcagttaaaaaatcctgaaaattgggggaaaaaatcctgaattttcagtgaaagaatcctgaattttggggggaaaagtcCCAGAATTTATggtgaaaaaaattgcagatttggggggaaaatggtgGATTTTGGGACCCTCACATGAGCTCCCAGATCAGGTCCCTGGTGATGATCCagatggttttgggtttgtccCTGAGTGAGGGAAGTGCTCTGGGGGCAGTGGTGACATTGGTGACATCGTCGAACAGCACGATGAGGCTGGAGGCACCTGTGGGCTGCAGGAAAGGATgggtgagaccccaaaatcccccccagaatTGCTTCCAAAAACTCCCATTAAAATTGCCTCCAAAATACCATTAAAATCCCCTGAAAACCCaccaaaatcaacccaaaatcatccccaaatccccccaaatccctcaaaacCTCTATGCCCAATtgccccaaaatttccccaaatcatCCCTAAagtccccaaaatcctccaaattcCCCACAAAATATCtcctaaatcccccaaaatcccctcaaactccccaaaatctgcccaaaatcaccccaaatctcaCCAGACTTCCCCAAAATCGCCTTtgaatcacccccaaaatctcttaaaatcaccccaaaaccactcTTAATTTCCTCACCACCCTCAAAAACCCACGAAATAGcccccaaagtcacccaaaatcacctcaaaatGCCCTCCAAATTCCCCCAATCACCctaaaatctcccaaaatccaCCCGGTGCCTGatccccatccagcccagccctgccgcTGCCCCCACGTGCCCCCTGGTGTCTCCCGGTGATAGTGGCGCCCTAGgaaatgctaagataaactctgaaatgttaagccttgtgttttacctgcatAAGtagtagtaattaaaataattattgtataatcataagaagaacaatgagaaactgtatgttcctagtctaaggtggctaTGCTTGgttgaaatctatgtatactatagaacaatgtaagtttaataattaacatgaaagttatataacgatagaatataaaagcatatccatcccgaacctatgtcggagtcagatttgggtctttacccctgacacccagagctcttcaataaaagcacctgcatataatcatttctcgtgattatgtgttcctgaacgctaacaccGGTGCCTCAAACCCCACACCCGGTGCCCGAACCCTCCCTTCTCAGACCTGCCTGGTGTCCCCAGATGCCCCCCGGTGGCCCAAACCCCGCACCCGGTGCCaaatcccccctccccagccctgcccgatTCCTCTCCCGGTGCCCCTTCAGTGCCCAACCCCAcacccagtgctccccaggcgGGCTCcgagccctggagctgctgcaaagCCTCCGCCAAGCCCGGGGGGACGGGAGGGAtcggggggtctgggggggcagAGGTTACCccaggagggttttgggggACATGGGACCCTCTGGGGTTGGGGACACGGgaccctggggtgtccccaggatggCGGGAGGCAGATCCCGGGCAGGGGTGGCTGTTGCGTGTAGCCATTGGTGGATACGGATGTCGCGATTGTCGCCAGGCCCAGCCGTGGTGAGCAGCAGCGGCTGTCGCGAGATGTCCCCAACAGCCCTGGAGCGGCTGGGGGATGGGGGATCGGGGAGGGGGGGGTGTGaccgacatgttctatgaaaaatcctttccttaggatttttccctcctgagaagctgagaggcctcaagaacaaactgtaaacaattcttatctgctgctctggaatgcaacaggtggatctgtgattggtctcatctggttgtttccaattaatggccaatcacagtccatgTGTCCAGACTGTCTAGGTCAGACACAAGCCtttttattcattccttttctattcttagcttagccttctgatgaaatcctttcttctgttcttttagtatagttttaatatattatatatcatacAATAATAAACCAACcctctgaaacatggagtcaactttctcgtctcttccctcatcctgggacccctgtgaacgATGCAACAGGGGGGGTCCTGGAAACAACAGGGGGAGACTCCAAAATCGCCCCCTCAGGACACTGACACCGTTGGTCCCCGCAGCCCTGGACAGTCCTAGCTCTCGCAGCAGGATAGCAGCTGCGACAGGCAACAGTGACCCGAGGGCAGGACTCAGCTCCTGCAGCGCCGAGGGCTCCTCCCCGGGGTCCCCGGTGCCCTCCGCCCAGTGCCTtctggcagctcccagtgcccccgCCTGCCCCAAGGCCAGGCCCGGCCGGGGCTCCGCAGCAGCTCCGGGGCTCAGATGCCACTCCGGGAGCACCGGGTGCGGGTTTGGGaaccaggcagggctgggctgagctcaggtGGGCTCGTGGGGCTTGGCAGCTGCCGGATCTGTGCCCAAGGTGACAGGGTGGCACTGCCGCAGGTCCCTGACCCCTTCGCCACTGTCACTGAGAGAAGACAAACAGGGAGcggcagctccttcccctctgtGGGGCAGCTGAGAGGAAACCAGTTTTGAAATGCCCCAGTTGATAATTTTGTTCCTGTCCCAATGGACTGAGggagccccaaaaatcctgcaAATCCCAGAACGATCTGCTCAACAACCTGACCAGCACCCTCCTCAATCCCGAGCTGGCCAGGCAGAgatgaacaaacaaaaaccatttCTCCCGGTTTAATCACAAAGCTGCAGTTTGGGTCCAATAAGAGGGAAAAGGGTCCTGTGCCACgtggcactggggggggggggggggggggggggtgcaaTGGGGAGCCCCTGGGGGTACTGGGACCACTGGGACGGGGACCTCTGGGAAGCCCCTCATGGGACCCCCCAATCATGGGCAACCCaggggggggacactgggagtgccctggagcagggacacccagtgcccccagtgtcaGAGCACACTCAGTGGGGGTCCCACTGTCCCCTTGTGGGATCCCGACAGCTCCACGTTGGTCACGTGTGGATCACgaggtggggcagggctgggggacacccgTGGGGGCCCTGAGAGTGACACCGGTTGTAGGGACCTGGGTGGGGGGTGACACTTGTGGGTGACATGTCCTTGTCCCTCCCCCGAATTCTCCCACTGCCCACTCGGTGCTCACGACGTGGGTGTTGAGCAGAGCCCCTGCCTCCGGGGGTGTCCTGTGGGGATAAGGCATGTGGGGTGGTGtctggggaagaggaaaggggagtcccagcctgagccccccacTCACTTGACTTGGAGCTTCCTGGCACCTGCAAGGAAAAGGGGAGTGGGTGACCGTGGTGTTGCGGTGTGATCCTGTCTCTCAGGTGTGCCAATTTacttctcctccccctgcccccttgtCTTCCTTctaattgctgtctgtcaagttccacattccagtaagggcatcgtgtgattggcagaagttcaaaagatgcttctcagacctggggtcattggcctgtccaggtgtcattgtcccctgagaccctccccctcccacctggttggtggctcacctatcctctccctcccccctccctgtgggttTAAAAGGCACTGGGACCATGAGTCCGTATTCCGTTGGAGCTGTTACTGATATTCAGAACTCTTGtgaccctggaataaactctggatttaaccctccggcagaatctgctcttttctcttcaccatcgcctgaactttttccactagaggtaaactgagtttctacttggactcattctgagtgcctaactgccagccagccaagggtgtctctgaggtgaaaaacCACAGCTGCTACCTTTGAGCACTAAGGCCGTAAAAGCCCAGGCACGCTCCACTGCAAAATATTTGGATTATATTCTAACACCATAGGGACCCTGGGAGCCCTGAACCTTCCTGGGACCTCAGCAGCTCCAACCACCCacgggacccccaaatcccccctgcaGCCCTAAATCCCTCTGGATCCCTGATCTCTGTCCCCACTCTGGGGGCTTCCCCTCACTCCAGGACCCCCATCCCCCCCATTGTCACCCACGCCAGTGGTGCCACCAGTGACAGCCCCCAatgacagccaggagcaggagcaggagcaggaacaggagggtCCTGCTGACAttcacagccactgctggggaTAGAGGGGACACATCAGGGTCACCCTGAACCCTGGGGGTCCTGAACACCCCAGTGACCCCGTGTGACCCCATCTGTGACCCAGGGCGAGCAAGGTGACACCATCAGAGCCAGTTCCAGGCTGAGTGCCTGGAACACGCGGTTCCCGTCCTGCCCCAGTTGGTTGGTGGCCACACTCTGGTAGGTGCCTGAATGTCCCACACTGACGTTCCTGAGATCCAGGAGGGGACCCCGAGCCACCTCCTGCCTGTTGTGCAGCCAGGTGAAGGTGACAGGGGTTGAGCCCACCTGCACTGAGCAGCGCAGGGTCATGTTGTCACCTGCGCGCACCTGGTGTGACTGGGGACCgggggtgatggtggcattggccacaggcactgtggggacacagacagaGCTAGCACCAGCTGAGGTGGGATGGGGGTGCCGTGGGTGGagtcaccccccccccccagggtCCTGCTCACCCAGGACGGTGACATTCAGGGGGTCACTCTcagccacactgtccccatCTCTGACCCGGCATTGATACTGGTCGCTGTCATTGTCCCCAACATGGCACAGTTCCAGGTGGGGgccagtgcccagcagtgcccctgaGCCCTCCTGGTGCTAGGAGAAGGACAGGGGACCTGTCCCTGTAGCCACTGTGCAGCTCAACACCAGGCTGTCCCCGAGTACCACCTGTTCCCCAGGGGGCTGCActgacagggacacccccaagAGCGGGACCCCTGCGGGGGAGGACACAGGAGGGATTGGGGACTCAGGGGTGGGGgacagggaagaggaaagagggGGATTGGAGAGATGCAGAGAGGATCCCAGTGATCAGGAGGGATCCTGGGAGGCATGTTGGTACCTGGGGACAATGGCGAgaccccatggaaagggggagaaacccaggcagggatggggagccaGACGAGAGACTGAAGAGACTCAGGGAGTGATTTGGGGTTTAGAGATGGGCGGGTGGacccagggaaggaagggagaccAGAGGTTGGAGCAGGGACCTTGGAAGGGGTGGGGAatccagggagggatggggaggacaaAGAGAGGGATGAGGGATCAGGAGGGGGAACTGGGCAGTCATGGGGGAAACCAAGAGGGACTTGGGCAATTTTGGGTGACCCAGGGAGGAGTAAAGGGAGAGATGAAGGATTCAGGAAGTGGTGGGGAAACCCTCGGAGGATGTCGGgcttccctgtccccatccttgcACTCACtgtgcactgtcactgtcaccagctCCGACTCCTTCCACTGTGACACAACCCAGCTGCCACAGCGGTAGCGGCCGCTGTGGTGCAGCaacaggggggacagggagagcaTGGTCACAAAGGGGAACCCCTCCCATTTCTTCCCATCGTGGTGGAAGTACACGCTTGTGAATGGTTTGTTCTTCCAGCTCCGGCAGCGCAGTGTCACTGTGTCTCCCTCCAGCAGTGCCCgtgctggcacctgcagcaccagccagtGTGGGGAACAGAGGGGTCCTGTCACACCAGGGGCATCAGGATGGTCATGGTGGCACCAGGAGGAACCAGGAGCCACCCAATGTTAGAGAGAAGTCTCCTTgcacagggatgctctgggatgtccccagagcaggggacaggctCTGGTCACACAGGAGCTGACCCATGGAGCAGAGCCCACCCAGAGCCCTCGGGGTCCCCAtgggtgccaggctggggacacccaaacccccctcacCATCTGAGACTCTCACGGGGGGGGCTGAGCCCGCTGCCGAGTCTCTCGCACGTGTAGGTGCCACTCTCGGTGACAGTGACATGGTCGcgtccctgctgccacctcgGCCTCCCGTCCTTGTACCAGGTGGTGGCACCAGcggtccctgagccctggcaggtcaGTGTCACCTGGTCCCACAGCACCGCCAGCCTCCAGGGGGGCTCCACGAGCAGCTGGGTGGTCTGGGCACCTTCATCtgacaggggacaccagcctgccagagccagtgcggggctggggacagcgggatggCAACATGGCATCCCTCAAAGTCTCACCAGCGAGGCCAAGGGCCTGGGCtgaaagggagaagggacagggctgggtgggggtggcactgcaCGGACAGAGGCACATGGGGTACAGGGTGAGAGggctgtccccaaagtgtccttGTGTGACATGGACCCCTTGGGGACAGAAATACCTCGTCTAGCCCTTGCTCAGTCAGGACACCAGGACACTGTGGACACCCCTGAATTGGGCACGCCACAGCCACCCCTTGCTGGCCTGTGTACCCCACACCACCCCATGATACCTCCCCAAATCTCTGTATCCTTATTATTGTCTTCACATTCCTGTCCCActtcccctgtccccacagccaccccatgACCCCAGTCACCTcatgctctggcactgctggcctTGGAGACCTCAGGGGACCCTGCagtccccctgtgccccctccacTCCTCATCCCTGGGATGTCATACCCGTGCCCAGGGCACTCAACCCACAGGAGCAGCGCCACCTTCCCGGCCATCCCGGTGCCCCCAGCCATGTGCACTGGCTGTCACTTGCTGCCAGGAGTGGCTGTCCCCTCGCTGGTGGCTCTTTGGGTGAAGGGGAAGAAAGCGAGGTCAGGTCTTGTAGTCATGTGTTGGTGGCCCTTGGTGGGGGCAGGGTGGCCACAAGCATGGGATTATGGGGatgtggctgtggggacaggctgtgggAAGGGTTGGAACAGGAAGGGGACAAGGCTGAGTGGGACATGGTGGGACATGGGGTTCCTAGGAGTGGGGGGCTCAGAGAGTTTGGGGAGCCAGGGATGGGTGTCCAGAGGaatgggggggtcccagggctggggggactcAGGGATGGAAGTCCCAGGGGATCGTGGgctccagggatttggggtcatgggATGAAGATGCTGGGGGAATGAGGATTCCTGTGCGAATGGGGGTCATGAGAGAATCAAGGTTCTGGGGAACGGAGAATTTCAGGGGATGGAATGAATGGGAGACGATTCCTTAGGAACGCGTTGCTGGGCCCTGTAGATCCTGGGGAATGTCAGTAGTAGGATGAGGGTTGCAGAGTGGGGGGGGATATAAGGAATGAGGGTCCCATGGTTGGTTCCCAGGGAAATGGAGGTGCCACGGATGGGCAGTTGCTGGGTGAGCC from Haemorhous mexicanus isolate bHaeMex1 chromosome 31, bHaeMex1.pri, whole genome shotgun sequence carries:
- the LOC132340103 gene encoding LOW QUALITY PROTEIN: Fc receptor-like protein 6 (The sequence of the model RefSeq protein was modified relative to this genomic sequence to represent the inferred CDS: substituted 1 base at 1 genomic stop codon), whose product is MAGKVALLLWAQALGLAGAQTTQLLVEPPWRLAVLWDQVTLTCQGSGTAGATTWYKDGRPRWQQGRDHVTVTESGTYTCERLGSGLSPPRPLCSPHWLVLQVPARALLEGDTVTLRCRSWKNKPFTSVYFHHDGKKWEGFPFVTMLSLSPLLLHHSGRYRCGSWVVSQWKESELVTVTVHRVPLLGVSLSVQPPGEQVVLGDSLVLSCTVATGTGPLSFSXHQEGSGALLGTGPHLELCHVGDNDSDQYQCRVRDGDSVAESDPLNVTVLVPVANATITPGPQSHQVRAGDNMTLRCSVQVGSTPVTFTWLHNRQEVARGPLLDLRNVSVGHSGTYQSVATNQLGQDGNRVFQALSLELALMVTPRVQGDPDVSPLSPAVAVNVSRTLLFLLLLLLLAVIGGCHWWHHWRGCQEAPSQTPPHMPYPHRTPPEAGALLNTHVPTGASSLIVLFDDVTNVTTAPRALPSLRDKPKTIWIITRDLIWELIILRDWPPASLIIGPEEFQQMQEAAQPPQQLGDRLQILKSHQDTAFDKPKTIRIFTKDVIWEPIIPRDRPPASLIISPEEFQRIQEEAQTPRQLRNWLQILKSHQDAAFVGIS